From Actinopolyspora lacussalsi, a single genomic window includes:
- a CDS encoding S-(hydroxymethyl)mycothiol dehydrogenase (product_source=KO:K00153; cath_funfam=3.40.50.720,3.90.180.10; cog=COG1062; ko=KO:K00153; pfam=PF00107,PF08240; superfamily=50129,51735; tigrfam=TIGR03451), with the protein MATEVRGVVATGAERPVEVTTVRVPEPGPGEALVRVQACGVCHTDMQYRDGGVSDEFPFLLGHEAAGVVEAVGSDVTDPVVGDFVVLNWRAVCGRCRACRRGRPQYCFDTHNATQPMTLRDGTPLSPALGIGAFAEKTLVAAGQCTKVDPSARPAVAGLLGCGVMAGIGAAVNTGAAGPGDSVAVIGCGGVGDGAVTGAVMAGARRVIAVDTDPRKLEWAREFGATHTVDASRTDPVVAIREVTDGFGADLVVEAVGSPRTYEQAFYARDLAGTVVLVGVPTPDMRLELPLLDVFARGGALKSSWYGDCLPTRDFPALIEMSLQGRLPLEKFVTEQIELGEVESAFGRMRSGDVLRSVVVL; encoded by the coding sequence GTGGCGACTGAGGTTCGTGGGGTGGTCGCGACCGGCGCGGAGCGGCCGGTGGAGGTCACCACTGTCCGGGTCCCGGAACCCGGACCCGGGGAGGCGCTGGTGCGCGTGCAGGCGTGCGGCGTCTGCCACACCGATATGCAGTACCGCGACGGCGGGGTGAGTGACGAATTCCCCTTCCTGCTGGGGCACGAGGCCGCCGGTGTGGTGGAAGCGGTGGGTTCCGACGTCACCGATCCGGTGGTCGGCGATTTCGTGGTGCTCAACTGGCGCGCCGTCTGCGGTCGGTGCCGGGCGTGTCGCCGAGGACGTCCGCAGTACTGCTTCGACACCCACAACGCGACCCAACCGATGACACTGCGCGACGGCACCCCGCTGTCCCCCGCCCTGGGAATCGGCGCGTTCGCGGAGAAAACCCTGGTGGCAGCGGGACAGTGCACCAAGGTCGATCCGTCCGCTCGTCCCGCGGTGGCCGGTCTGCTCGGCTGCGGCGTGATGGCCGGTATCGGCGCTGCCGTCAACACCGGGGCCGCGGGTCCCGGGGACTCGGTGGCCGTGATCGGTTGTGGCGGTGTGGGCGACGGTGCGGTGACAGGTGCTGTCATGGCCGGAGCACGCCGGGTGATCGCCGTCGACACCGACCCACGCAAGTTGGAGTGGGCCCGTGAATTCGGCGCCACCCACACCGTGGACGCGAGCCGGACCGACCCGGTCGTGGCGATCCGCGAAGTCACGGACGGATTCGGCGCGGATCTGGTTGTCGAGGCCGTTGGCAGTCCGCGCACCTACGAACAGGCCTTCTACGCCCGCGACCTGGCGGGCACGGTCGTGCTGGTCGGAGTCCCCACGCCCGACATGCGGCTGGAGCTACCGCTGCTGGACGTGTTCGCCAGAGGTGGTGCGTTGAAGTCGAGCTGGTACGGCGACTGCTTGCCCACCAGGGACTTTCCCGCGTTGATCGAGATGTCGCTGCAGGGCAGACTGCCGTTGGAGAAGTTCGTCACCGAGCAGATCGAGCTGGGCGAGGTGGAATCCGCCTTCGGCAGGATGCGCAGTGGCGATGTCCTCCGTTCGGTGGTGGTGTTGTGA
- a CDS encoding hydroxyacylglutathione hydrolase (product_source=KO:K01069; cath_funfam=3.60.15.10; cog=COG0491; ko=KO:K01069; pfam=PF00753; smart=SM00849; superfamily=56281), producing the protein MNARIDHTTTSGTFSLDGQTHEVDNNVWVIGDDHECVVVDAPHDVSAILELVGDRDVSAIIATHGHDDHVRFAPELADAVGAPILLHPDDSVLWRMTHPNREPDRMLADGEVIGVAAGTGLRVLHTPGHAPGAVSLYSAELNTVFTGDTLFAGGPGATGRSYSDFDVIIESISNRLFTLPEDTIVRPGHGPSTTIATERPQLRAWKDRGY; encoded by the coding sequence GTGAACGCGCGTATCGACCACACCACCACTTCAGGTACGTTCTCACTGGACGGGCAGACCCACGAGGTCGACAACAACGTCTGGGTGATCGGCGACGACCACGAGTGCGTGGTCGTGGACGCCCCGCACGACGTGAGCGCGATCCTGGAACTCGTCGGGGACCGTGACGTGTCGGCGATCATCGCCACCCACGGCCACGACGACCACGTCCGGTTCGCTCCTGAACTGGCCGACGCCGTGGGAGCGCCGATTCTGCTGCATCCCGATGACTCGGTGCTGTGGCGGATGACGCATCCGAACCGGGAACCGGACCGGATGCTGGCCGATGGCGAGGTGATCGGTGTAGCGGCCGGGACCGGCCTGCGGGTGTTGCACACGCCGGGGCACGCCCCCGGTGCGGTGAGTCTGTACTCGGCGGAACTGAACACGGTGTTCACCGGCGACACCCTCTTCGCGGGGGGACCGGGAGCCACGGGGCGTTCCTACTCGGACTTCGACGTGATCATCGAGTCGATCTCGAACCGGTTGTTCACGCTGCCGGAGGACACCATCGTCCGTCCAGGGCACGGCCCCAGCACCACGATCGCCACCGAGCGGCCGCAGTTGCGTGCGTGGAAGGATCGAGGTTACTAG
- a CDS encoding hypothetical protein (product_source=Hypo-rule applied; pfam=PF04672; superfamily=53335) has translation MIWDDSRYRRQLDLTRPCGARITDAFLGGCHNFGVEREFVERAERRIPGITATMRESRVFLRRAVDHSLASGIRQFIDLGSGLPTVGHIHEIAGRLTSDYRVVYVDNEPLTAAHGARLLTDEPNTALLHEDCREIDSVLAAPELRRLIDLSEPVALVLTGVVHSLPESSDPRSLVSSYRRTLAAGSHLVLAHLTDSVQPERARTLQRLYAESSDPVFARGTGWIDTLFGDFEILDPGTGPLAAWRPEPRETGGTERCRMLYGGIGRKREPAEGVSATTGSVGTPHGGAAPHDPQRNGGEQGHHSSGGPRLGQSGVRGHHPE, from the coding sequence ATGATCTGGGACGATTCCCGATACCGACGGCAACTGGACCTGACGCGCCCCTGCGGCGCACGAATCACCGACGCCTTCCTCGGGGGCTGCCACAACTTCGGTGTCGAGCGAGAGTTCGTGGAACGTGCCGAGCGGAGGATACCCGGCATCACCGCCACGATGCGGGAGAGCCGGGTGTTCCTGCGTCGCGCGGTCGACCATTCCCTCGCATCGGGGATCAGGCAGTTCATCGACCTCGGTTCGGGACTGCCGACCGTGGGCCACATTCACGAGATAGCGGGCAGGCTGACTTCCGACTACCGGGTCGTCTACGTGGACAACGAACCGTTGACCGCGGCACACGGGGCTCGACTCCTGACGGACGAACCGAACACGGCGCTGCTGCACGAGGACTGCCGCGAGATCGACTCGGTACTCGCCGCGCCGGAACTGCGACGGTTGATAGACCTGAGCGAGCCGGTGGCGCTGGTACTGACCGGTGTGGTGCACTCCCTGCCGGAGAGTTCGGACCCGCGATCACTGGTGAGTTCCTACCGGCGGACACTGGCGGCCGGCAGCCACTTGGTGCTGGCCCACTTGACCGACAGCGTCCAACCGGAGCGGGCCCGAACCCTGCAGCGGCTGTACGCGGAGAGTTCGGATCCGGTGTTCGCCCGCGGTACCGGTTGGATCGACACGCTGTTCGGCGATTTCGAGATACTGGATCCCGGTACGGGGCCGCTCGCGGCCTGGCGCCCCGAACCCCGGGAAACCGGGGGCACCGAGCGCTGTCGGATGCTCTACGGCGGAATCGGCCGCAAACGCGAGCCAGCGGAAGGCGTTTCGGCGACCACCGGATCAGTGGGCACGCCGCACGGTGGTGCGGCGCCACACGATCCACAGCGAAACGGCGGCGAGCAGGGCCACCACTCCAGCGGCGGACCACGCCTCGGCCAATCCGGCGTGCGAGGCCACCACCCCGAATAG
- a CDS encoding MFS family permease (product_source=COG0477; cath_funfam=1.20.1250.20; cog=COG0477; pfam=PF07690; superfamily=103473; transmembrane_helix_parts=Inside_1_20,TMhelix_21_43,Outside_44_47,TMhelix_48_70,Inside_71_82,TMhelix_83_100,Outside_101_109,TMhelix_110_132,Inside_133_143,TMhelix_144_166,Outside_167_170,TMhelix_171_193,Inside_194_212,TMhelix_213_235,Outside_236_249,TMhelix_250_272,Inside_273_278,TMhelix_279_301,Outside_302_304,TMhelix_305_327,Inside_328_338,TMhelix_339_361,Outside_362_365,TMhelix_366_388,Inside_389_397), translated as MPEAMPLTRDPVVRLPKRAMSSVAVVVTVGILPAFLVGGLGVQLQQDFGFGPAVLGAGAAGFFAVAALSSRLMGWLSERIGPVPAMRLAAVGSAVCAGGIASSRNLGWLLAMLWLAGLPNALGQPASNLLIARCVPANRRATAFGIKQSAIPASTLLAGLAVPAVALTFSWRWAFAGAALVGMCAALAVPRSVTGHGGSAIAAGRESVEPGRGVLLLITLAAGLASAAANSLGSFVTTTGVQVGFGPGAAGLVLAVGSVAGLCMRLAMGVLADRRNPNPIAVITLLLLIGSAGFVLMALPLPVAFLIGAVVGFGAGWSWPGLLNFAVAGLYPRRVAGATSVSQTGVYIGGSAGPLLFGVVASHAGLAEAWSAAGVVALLAAVSLWIVWRRTTVRRAH; from the coding sequence ATGCCGGAAGCGATGCCGCTGACACGTGACCCCGTGGTCCGACTGCCCAAACGGGCGATGTCGTCGGTCGCGGTCGTGGTTACGGTGGGAATCCTGCCCGCGTTCCTCGTCGGAGGTCTCGGGGTTCAGCTGCAACAGGACTTCGGATTCGGCCCCGCTGTGCTCGGTGCCGGCGCCGCCGGATTCTTCGCGGTGGCGGCGCTCTCCTCCCGGTTGATGGGGTGGCTCTCCGAGCGGATAGGGCCCGTTCCGGCGATGCGGCTGGCCGCGGTGGGCAGCGCGGTTTGTGCCGGGGGTATCGCGAGCTCTCGGAACCTGGGCTGGCTGCTGGCGATGTTGTGGCTGGCCGGGCTTCCCAACGCTCTGGGGCAGCCCGCCTCCAATCTGCTGATCGCGCGATGCGTACCCGCGAATCGCCGCGCCACAGCCTTCGGCATCAAGCAGTCCGCCATTCCGGCATCCACCCTGCTGGCGGGGTTGGCCGTTCCGGCCGTGGCGCTGACGTTCAGCTGGCGTTGGGCCTTCGCGGGTGCGGCGCTGGTCGGAATGTGTGCCGCGTTGGCCGTGCCGAGGAGCGTGACCGGACACGGCGGTTCCGCCATCGCCGCTGGGCGGGAGTCGGTCGAGCCGGGCAGGGGCGTGCTGCTGCTGATAACCCTGGCAGCGGGTCTCGCCTCGGCGGCGGCGAACTCGCTGGGGTCCTTCGTGACCACCACCGGAGTGCAGGTCGGGTTCGGCCCCGGTGCCGCCGGGCTGGTGCTGGCTGTGGGGTCGGTCGCCGGGCTGTGCATGCGGTTGGCGATGGGGGTGCTGGCGGACCGCAGGAATCCGAACCCCATAGCGGTGATCACGCTGCTGCTGTTGATCGGATCCGCGGGATTCGTGCTGATGGCGCTGCCGCTTCCGGTGGCATTCCTGATCGGAGCCGTCGTCGGTTTCGGGGCGGGCTGGTCGTGGCCGGGACTGCTCAATTTCGCGGTGGCCGGGCTGTACCCGCGACGGGTCGCCGGCGCGACCTCGGTCAGCCAGACCGGCGTCTACATCGGCGGTAGTGCCGGGCCGCTGCTATTCGGGGTGGTGGCCTCGCACGCCGGATTGGCCGAGGCGTGGTCCGCCGCTGGAGTGGTGGCCCTGCTCGCCGCCGTTTCGCTGTGGATCGTGTGGCGCCGCACCACCGTGCGGCGTGCCCACTGA
- a CDS encoding glutaryl-CoA dehydrogenase (product_source=KO:K00252; cath_funfam=1.10.540.10,1.20.140.10,2.40.110.10; cog=COG1960; ko=KO:K00252; pfam=PF00441,PF02770,PF02771; superfamily=47203,56645), which produces MNAGSRPDFDPRDPLGIDDELSTEQLAIRDSVRALCRDRVQPYVGEWFENGELPAARELARELGGLGVLGMHLDGYGCAGMSAVDYGVACEELEACDSGLRSLVSVQGSLAMFALWRWGSEEQKQHWLPSMAAGEAIGCFGLTEPDHGSDPASMRTSARRDGTDWILNGRKMWITNGTIADVAVVWASTDEGIRGFVVPTDTPGFAAPEMRHKLSLRASVTSELVLDDVRLPRDAVLPEVTGLRGPLSCLNEARYGIVWGANGAAHSCLRAALDYSTSREQFGKPLAGHQLTQSKLADMAVRVHNGRLLALHLGRRKDEGRLLPQQVSFGKLDNVRGALEVARTARTVLGANGISLEYPVMRHMTNLESVLTYEGTSEMHALTIGAAMTGVQAFRD; this is translated from the coding sequence ATGAACGCCGGATCCCGCCCGGACTTCGATCCCCGCGACCCGCTGGGTATCGACGACGAGCTCAGCACCGAACAACTGGCCATCCGGGACAGCGTTCGCGCGCTGTGTCGCGACCGGGTGCAGCCCTACGTGGGGGAGTGGTTCGAGAACGGTGAGTTGCCCGCCGCGCGCGAGCTGGCACGTGAACTCGGTGGGCTCGGCGTGCTCGGCATGCATCTGGACGGTTACGGCTGCGCCGGGATGTCGGCTGTGGACTACGGCGTGGCCTGCGAGGAGCTGGAGGCGTGCGACTCCGGTCTGCGCTCGCTGGTGTCGGTGCAGGGCTCGCTGGCGATGTTCGCCCTCTGGCGTTGGGGCTCCGAGGAGCAGAAGCAGCACTGGCTGCCGAGCATGGCGGCCGGTGAGGCCATCGGCTGTTTCGGGCTGACCGAACCCGACCACGGCTCGGATCCGGCCTCGATGCGCACCTCGGCACGTCGGGACGGTACCGACTGGATCCTCAACGGTCGCAAGATGTGGATCACCAACGGCACGATCGCCGATGTCGCGGTCGTCTGGGCGAGCACCGACGAGGGCATCCGCGGCTTCGTCGTGCCCACCGACACACCGGGATTCGCCGCGCCGGAGATGCGACACAAGCTCTCACTGCGCGCCTCCGTGACCAGTGAACTCGTCCTCGACGACGTGCGCTTGCCGCGGGACGCCGTGCTGCCGGAGGTGACCGGGCTGCGTGGTCCGTTGAGCTGTTTGAACGAGGCCAGGTACGGCATCGTCTGGGGAGCCAACGGTGCCGCGCACAGCTGTCTGCGTGCGGCGCTGGACTACTCCACCTCGCGCGAGCAGTTCGGCAAACCCCTGGCCGGGCACCAGCTCACCCAGTCCAAGCTCGCCGACATGGCGGTGCGGGTGCACAACGGACGGTTGCTCGCGCTGCACCTCGGCAGGCGTAAGGACGAGGGCAGGCTGCTGCCGCAGCAGGTCAGCTTCGGGAAGCTGGACAACGTGCGCGGCGCGCTGGAGGTCGCGCGTACCGCGCGGACCGTGCTGGGTGCCAACGGCATCTCGTTGGAGTACCCGGTGATGCGACACATGACCAATCTCGAGTCGGTGCTGACCTACGAGGGAACCTCCGAGATGCACGCGCTGACGATCGGTGCCGCGATGACGGGGGTGCAGGCCTTCCGGGACTGA
- a CDS encoding signal transduction histidine kinase (product_source=COG4585; cath_funfam=3.30.565.10; cog=COG4585; pfam=PF07730; smart=SM00387; superfamily=55874; transmembrane_helix_parts=Inside_1_20,TMhelix_21_43,Outside_44_62,TMhelix_63_85,Inside_86_96,TMhelix_97_119,Outside_120_133,TMhelix_134_156,Inside_157_439), protein MRDGNSEAISLPVPIPKRWRRALLEIGLVAVFVCCHLLVVFLPSHQGETFRWSLSLGLPALGVLLLRRFLPWVSLVVLVTVTIVLTRLEEPVGPLNLAILISVYSVCVRGELPTTVAAGAVAMIWPLSRLPSMSPYAATVMLLGALVNVVMVLGWGRAMRIKRRQAAQLEQAVNLLDRARDQLAREAAAVERARIAREFHDIVSHNLSVVALRAGVARSLVDRDPEHARDTLRELEKTSRSSLEQMRQLVSALRAVPGGETEDGAVTDGRDGSEDGSGSDEGAFSESGADRAPAPRLAQLDELIDSVRGTGVTWRLQRIGRVRELDPGVEMTAYRVVQEAVTNVLKHAGRGYARVSLSYRASGLDIEVNNHSNDLLGRARSTDNGAGPVAQCDSGSTGHGLIGLRERVSLLGGTLTAHPVPNGFHLSAVLPCPEISDPG, encoded by the coding sequence TTGCGCGACGGGAATTCCGAGGCGATCTCCTTACCGGTCCCGATTCCGAAGCGGTGGCGCAGAGCACTGCTGGAGATCGGACTGGTGGCCGTTTTCGTCTGCTGTCACCTGCTCGTGGTCTTCCTGCCCTCGCATCAGGGAGAGACGTTTCGCTGGTCGTTGTCGCTCGGGCTGCCCGCGTTGGGTGTACTGCTGTTACGGCGGTTCCTGCCGTGGGTGAGTCTGGTGGTGCTGGTGACGGTCACCATCGTGCTCACCCGGCTCGAAGAGCCGGTGGGGCCGTTGAACCTGGCCATCCTGATCAGCGTCTACTCGGTGTGCGTGCGGGGCGAGCTCCCCACCACGGTCGCCGCCGGGGCGGTGGCGATGATCTGGCCCCTCAGCAGGTTGCCCTCGATGTCGCCGTACGCCGCCACGGTGATGCTGCTCGGCGCACTGGTCAACGTGGTCATGGTGCTCGGCTGGGGGAGGGCCATGCGGATCAAACGCAGGCAGGCCGCACAGCTCGAACAGGCGGTGAATCTGCTCGACCGGGCACGGGACCAGCTCGCCAGGGAAGCGGCGGCCGTGGAACGGGCCCGCATCGCCCGCGAGTTCCACGACATCGTCTCGCACAATCTCTCGGTGGTGGCGCTGCGTGCCGGAGTGGCTCGCTCGTTGGTGGATCGCGATCCCGAGCACGCCAGGGACACGCTCCGGGAGCTCGAGAAGACCTCACGTTCCTCGTTGGAACAGATGCGTCAGCTGGTCAGCGCGTTGCGCGCGGTTCCCGGCGGAGAAACCGAGGACGGTGCCGTCACCGACGGCAGGGACGGTTCCGAGGACGGATCCGGTTCCGATGAAGGTGCCTTCTCCGAGAGCGGCGCCGATCGCGCCCCCGCGCCGCGGCTGGCGCAGTTGGACGAGTTGATCGATTCGGTGCGTGGGACCGGTGTCACCTGGCGACTGCAGCGCATCGGCCGGGTGCGCGAGCTGGATCCAGGGGTGGAGATGACGGCTTATCGGGTGGTCCAGGAGGCGGTGACCAATGTGCTCAAGCACGCCGGGCGGGGGTACGCGCGCGTGTCGTTGAGCTACCGGGCATCCGGACTGGACATCGAGGTGAACAATCACAGCAACGATCTCCTCGGGCGGGCTCGTTCGACGGACAATGGTGCGGGCCCGGTGGCGCAGTGCGATTCCGGTTCCACCGGGCACGGTTTGATCGGACTTCGTGAGCGGGTGTCGTTGCTCGGCGGGACCTTGACG
- a CDS encoding 3-hydroxybutyryl-CoA dehydrogenase (product_source=KO:K00074; cath_funfam=1.10.1040.10,3.40.50.720; cog=COG1250; ko=KO:K00074; pfam=PF00725,PF02737; superfamily=48179,51735) gives MGQIQRVGVVGGGLMGSGIAEVSIRAGLDVVLSEIDESAAEAARARIRKSMDRAVGNGKLAEEDRDAALGRLRITNELAEQADRQLVVEAVAENPDIKTGVFAELDRVVTDRDAVLASNTSSIPIAKLAGATERPGSVIGVHFFNPVPVLKLVELVPALVTSEETVRVASAFATEQLGKQPIRAQDRAGFVVNALLVPYLLSAVRMYEGGFAAAEDIDNGMVLGCAHPMGPLTLADMVGLDTIVAIADSMHAEYGDPGYAAPPLLRRMVDAGLNGKKSGRGFYDY, from the coding sequence GTGGGGCAGATCCAACGTGTCGGTGTCGTGGGTGGCGGTCTGATGGGGTCGGGTATCGCCGAGGTCAGTATCCGGGCAGGTCTCGACGTGGTGCTTTCCGAGATCGACGAGAGCGCGGCGGAGGCGGCCCGGGCGCGGATCCGGAAGTCCATGGACCGCGCGGTCGGCAACGGCAAGCTCGCCGAGGAGGACCGGGACGCGGCACTGGGCCGGTTGCGCATCACCAACGAACTGGCCGAACAGGCCGACCGGCAGCTGGTGGTCGAGGCCGTGGCCGAGAACCCGGACATCAAGACCGGCGTGTTCGCCGAGCTCGACAGGGTGGTCACCGACCGGGACGCGGTGTTGGCCTCCAACACCTCGTCCATTCCGATCGCGAAGCTGGCGGGAGCCACCGAGCGGCCCGGCAGTGTCATCGGTGTCCACTTCTTCAATCCGGTCCCGGTGCTCAAACTCGTCGAACTGGTGCCCGCGCTGGTCACCTCGGAGGAAACAGTGCGGGTGGCCTCGGCGTTCGCCACCGAACAGCTCGGCAAGCAACCCATCAGGGCGCAGGACAGGGCCGGTTTCGTGGTCAACGCGCTGCTGGTGCCGTACCTGCTCTCCGCGGTGCGGATGTACGAGGGCGGCTTCGCAGCTGCCGAGGACATCGACAACGGGATGGTGCTCGGCTGTGCTCACCCGATGGGGCCGTTGACGCTGGCCGACATGGTCGGGCTGGACACGATCGTCGCCATCGCCGACTCGATGCACGCCGAGTACGGCGATCCCGGTTACGCGGCCCCGCCGTTGCTGCGGCGCATGGTCGACGCCGGACTGAACGGCAAGAAGTCGGGGCGGGGATTCTACGACTACTGA
- a CDS encoding formyl-CoA transferase (product_source=KO:K07749; cath_funfam=3.40.50.10540; cog=COG1804; ko=KO:K07749; pfam=PF02515; superfamily=89796) produces the protein MARTLPLEGVLVADFSRVLAGPYATMLLADLGATVVKVERPDTGDDTRSWGPPWTESGSAYFQSLNRGKHSVTLDLTAERDRAAAIELARRADVLVENHKPGSLRRFGLDYESLRTDNPGLLYVSVSGFGSAEGAELAGYDFVVQAVGGLMSITGEPDGPPNKVGVAVVDVLTGKDAALGVLAALRQRESTGRGQHIEVNLLSSLLSGLVNQIGGFLVTGESPERMGNRHPSIAPYETLRCEDASLAVAVGNDEQFRRFTETLGLVGMADDPRFASNADRVHNREELVVELENVLGARPAAAWQHRLQRVGIACGQVNDLAGAVRYAESLGLDPTISPGSGYAPSVRNPIGLSESGHADPTPPPRLGEHNTEILDWLLGRGTPPAAPEPGSRARDLTGSGMDIHPI, from the coding sequence ATGGCGCGGACTCTGCCGCTGGAGGGGGTGCTTGTCGCGGACTTCAGCCGGGTGCTCGCGGGGCCCTACGCGACGATGCTGCTCGCCGATCTCGGCGCCACCGTCGTCAAGGTCGAACGCCCCGACACCGGGGACGACACCCGGTCCTGGGGGCCGCCGTGGACCGAATCGGGCTCCGCCTACTTCCAATCGCTGAACCGGGGGAAACACAGCGTCACCCTCGATCTGACCGCGGAGCGCGACCGTGCTGCCGCGATCGAGCTCGCGCGCCGCGCCGACGTGCTGGTGGAGAACCACAAGCCGGGCTCGCTGCGGCGGTTCGGGCTCGACTACGAGAGCCTCCGAACTGACAACCCCGGTCTGCTCTACGTCTCCGTCTCCGGTTTCGGCAGTGCGGAAGGAGCGGAGCTGGCCGGGTACGACTTCGTGGTGCAGGCCGTCGGCGGGCTGATGAGCATCACCGGAGAACCGGACGGGCCGCCCAACAAGGTGGGCGTGGCCGTCGTCGACGTGCTCACCGGCAAGGACGCGGCGCTCGGTGTCCTGGCCGCGCTGCGGCAGCGCGAGTCCACCGGCCGCGGGCAGCACATCGAGGTCAATCTGCTCTCCAGCCTGCTTTCCGGGTTGGTCAACCAGATCGGCGGCTTCCTGGTGACGGGTGAGAGCCCGGAACGCATGGGCAACCGGCATCCCAGTATCGCCCCCTACGAGACACTGCGTTGTGAGGACGCGTCGCTCGCGGTGGCGGTGGGCAACGACGAGCAGTTCCGCAGGTTCACCGAAACGCTCGGGCTCGTCGGAATGGCCGACGACCCGCGGTTCGCCAGCAACGCGGACCGGGTGCACAACCGCGAGGAGCTCGTGGTGGAGCTGGAGAACGTGCTGGGGGCACGTCCGGCAGCCGCCTGGCAGCACCGACTGCAGCGGGTGGGAATCGCCTGCGGGCAGGTCAACGACCTGGCCGGTGCGGTGCGCTACGCGGAGTCCCTGGGGCTGGACCCCACGATTTCCCCCGGCAGTGGGTACGCACCGTCGGTGCGCAACCCGATAGGGCTGTCCGAGTCCGGCCACGCCGACCCAACCCCGCCACCGCGATTGGGCGAACACAACACCGAGATCCTCGACTGGCTGCTCGGCCGCGGGACGCCGCCGGCCGCGCCCGAACCGGGCTCGCGCGCTCGCGATCTCACCGGTTCGGGGATGGACATTCACCCGATCTGA
- a CDS encoding DNA-binding GntR family transcriptional regulator (product_source=COG1802; cath_funfam=1.10.10.10,1.20.120.530; cog=COG1802; pfam=PF00392,PF07729; smart=SM00345,SM00895; superfamily=46785,48008), which produces MPRPPTTQQFVLEELRRAILSRQLAPNQPIRQDSVAHELGVSRVPLREALKTLEAEGQVVYRPHRGYTVAELSLADLLEVYRLRELLETEAALVSATKADEADSAAVRAELRAVAEAAANDDLVEMIAANRRFHFAILEPADMPWLMRMVRTLWDTTDAYRAVYYNAPDNRSRVLEEHETIVRAFEARDGAELAELLRRHREHAVAALRTTLDETANG; this is translated from the coding sequence ATGCCACGACCGCCGACAACCCAGCAGTTCGTGCTCGAGGAGCTGCGCAGAGCGATCCTGTCCCGTCAGCTGGCGCCGAACCAGCCGATACGGCAGGACAGCGTGGCGCACGAACTGGGGGTCAGTCGGGTACCGCTCCGCGAGGCACTCAAAACGCTGGAGGCGGAGGGGCAGGTGGTCTACCGCCCGCACCGGGGCTACACGGTCGCCGAGCTGTCACTGGCGGACCTGCTCGAGGTCTACCGGTTACGCGAACTGCTGGAGACCGAGGCCGCCCTGGTTTCGGCCACCAAGGCCGATGAGGCCGACTCCGCGGCGGTACGGGCGGAGCTGCGTGCGGTCGCCGAGGCCGCGGCGAACGACGACCTGGTGGAGATGATCGCGGCCAACCGCAGGTTCCACTTCGCGATACTGGAACCGGCGGACATGCCGTGGCTGATGCGCATGGTGCGCACGCTGTGGGACACCACCGACGCCTACCGGGCGGTGTACTACAACGCCCCCGACAACCGGAGTCGCGTGCTCGAGGAGCACGAGACGATCGTGCGTGCCTTCGAGGCGCGCGACGGCGCGGAACTGGCCGAGCTGCTGCGACGACACCGGGAACACGCCGTGGCGGCGTTGCGGACGACGCTGGACGAGACCGCGAACGGTTGA